The following coding sequences are from one Gadus morhua chromosome 10, gadMor3.0, whole genome shotgun sequence window:
- the LOC115552166 gene encoding protocadherin gamma-C5 codes for MRFIDRGKMWRRRHAWQVLLWWHHFFLLWNTIDGQARYTIPEELKQGSLVGNISKDLGLVVSELYQRKLRITSEAGRQYFTIDLAKGELLVSERIDREGLCGPKSPCLLPLEVVIENPLQLYHVDVEIQDINDNSPDFATKENILKIAELVNPGARFPLENARDPDVGSNSVRSYVISKNDNFKLNVKNHKDGRRIPELILEKSLDREKQPVHRLVLTAVDGGDPVRSGTSEIIVTVIDNNDNAPQFERQLYEINVTENTTPGTEIVRVKATDADEGLNGEIEYFFREQTIDSILALFDIEHLTGAIVVKGDLDYEESNVHRFDVVAKDKGNPEMDGHCAIEIRIIDINDNAPEITVTSITTPIQEDSAIGTVVALLSAKDPDSGDNGRVKLSVSSNSPFKLKPSISNHYALVTSGALDRENNAHYKVKITAVDLGKPSLSSERIIGVDVLDVNDNPPVFSQSLYTVHVKENYPAGKILYSVSANDLDQNENAKLSYSILDSKVQDVSVSSYVYINSENGSIYSMHSFDYEKLKVFQIQVQAKDHGSPSLSSNATVHVFILDQNDNAPSVIYPSSAVHGSLSQQRTSRSSKAGHLVTKVTAVDADSGHNAWISYRLAEATDASLFAVNLYTGEVRTKRAVSEQDDSSQRLLIEIKDDGDPVQSTTVTVSVLLEDGLHEPILDLRHKTDDSHKKTGRMALYLILSLASVSVLSLVTFLILAVKCLKSSRSSGSCCMRRSDSEDYKNPNRNLQLQLNTDGPIKYVEVLGGDMMSQSQSFRSCLSPTSEYSDFTFVKPSSTTDFKDMINVLDASLPDSTWTFESQQVSSCG; via the coding sequence ATGCGTTTCATAGACCGCGGGAAAATGTGGAGGAGACGACATGCATGGCAGGTGCTTTTGTGGTGGCATCACTTCTTTCTCTTGTGGAATACAATAGACGGCCAGGCTCGCTACACCATCCCGGAGGAACTAAAGCAGGGCTCCTTGGTTGGGAATATTTCGAAAGATCTAGGATTGGTTGTCTCTGAACTCTACCAACGTAAATTACGGATAACGTCCGAGGCTGGGAGGCAGTATTTCACCATTGACCTGGCGAAGGGAGAGCTGTTGGTGAGTGAGCggatagacagagaggggcTGTGTGGACCCAAGTCACCGTGTCTGTTGCCTCTGGAGGTCGTCATAGAAAACCCGTTGCAGCTGTATCATGTCgatgtggaaatacaagacattAATGACAATTCACCCGATTTCGCTACAAAAGAAAATATACTAAAAATAGCAGAGCTCGTTAACCCAGGTGCGAGATTTCCTTTGGAGAACGCACGGGATCCCGACGTTGGGTCGAATTCAGTGCGCTCCTACGTTATTAGTAAAAACGACAATTTCAAATTGAACGTTAAAAATCATAAAGACGGTCGAAGAATCCCCGAGCTAATCCTGGAGAAGTCGCTCGACAGGGAGAAACAACCTGTGCACAGGCTTGTTTTGACAGCCGTAGACGGCGGTGATCCTGTGCGGTCGGGGACTTCTGAAATAATTGTGACAGTgattgataataatgataacgCACCGCAGTTTGAAAGACAGCTCTACGAAATTAATGTAACCGAAAACACAACACCTGGGACTGAAATAGTGCGCGTCAAAGCCACGGACGCAGACGAGGGTTTAAACGGAGAAATTGAATATTTCTTTCGAGAACAGACGATTGATTCAATTTTAGCCTTGTTTGATATTGAGCATCTAACTGGGGCTATTGTAGTTAAGGGGGATTTGGACTATGAGGAATCGAATGTTCATAGGTTTGACGTCGTTGCCAAAGACAAAGGTAACCCGGAGATGGATGGGCATTGTGCTATTGAAATAAGGATAATTGACATTAATGATAATGCACCTGAAATAACTGTGACGTCTATAACGACACCCATCCAAGAGGACTCGGCTATAGGGACGGTTGTTGCGCTTCTAAGCGCCAAAGACCCAGATTCGGGTGACAACGGTAGAGTAAAGCTGAGCGTTTCTTCAAACTCTCCGTTTAAACTTAAGCCGTCTATTTCTAATCATTACGCGTTGGTCACTAGCGGGGCTCTTGACCGTGAGAACAACGCCCATTACAAAGTTAAGATAACTGCAGTTGATCTGGGCAAACCATCACTGTCTAGCGAGAGAATTATAGGTGTTGACGTGTTAGATGTGAATGACAATCCTCCGGTTTTCTCCCAGTCGTTGTATACGGTTCACGTTAAAGAGAATTATCCAGCGGGTAAAATACTGTACTCCGTGTCTGCTAATGATTTAGACCAAAATGAGAACGCCAAGCTGTCCTACTCCATCCTGGACTCTAAAGTGCAGGACGTGTCTGTGTCCTCCTACGTCTACATCAACTCGGAGAACGGCAGCATCTACAGCATGCACTCCTTTGACTATGAGAAACTGAAGGTGTTTCAGATTCAGGTGCAGGCAAAGGACCACGGTTCTCCGTCTCTGAGCAGCAACGCTactgttcatgtttttattctGGACCAGAACGATAACGCCCCCTCTGTTATCTACCCCTCCTCCGCTGTCCACGGCTCCCTCTCTCAGCAGAGGACGTCCCGCTCCTCCAAAGCAGGCCACTTGGTTACCAAGGTAACAGCTGTAGATGCCGACTCGGGGCATAACGCCTGGATCTCCTATAGACTGGCAGAGGCCACAGACGCCTCTCTGTTCGCTGTCAACCTTTACACAGGGGAGGTGAGGACTAAACGGGCTGTGTCTGAGCAGGACGACTCCTCTCAGAGACTGCTCATAGAGATTAAGGACGACGGGGATCCGGTTCAGTCCACCACCGTCACCGTGTCCGTCCTGTTAGAGGACGGTCTCCACGAGCCCATTCTGGACCTCAGACACAAGACGGACGATTCTCACAAGAAAACGGGGAGAATGGCTCTGTATCTGATCCTCTCTCTGGCCTCAGTGTCTGTGCTCTCTCTGGTGACTTTCCTCATTCTAGCTGTTAAGTGTCTTAAGAGCAGCAGAAGCAGTGGTAGCTGCTGCATGAGACGGAGCGACAGTGAGGACTACAAGAACCCCAACAGAAACCTCCAACTCCAGCTCAACACTGACGGGCCTATTAAGTACGTGGAGGTCCTGGGAGGAGACATGATGTCTCAGAGTCAGTCCTTcaggtcctgtctctctcccacgtcAGAGTACAGTGACTTCACCTTCGTTAAACCCAGCAGCACCACAGACTTTAAAGACATGATCAACGTCTTAGACGCCTCTTTACCTGACAGCACCTGGACCTTTGAGAGCCAGCAGGTGAGCAGTTGTGGTTGA